In one Hemitrygon akajei chromosome 3, sHemAka1.3, whole genome shotgun sequence genomic region, the following are encoded:
- the LOC140725267 gene encoding endogenous retrovirus group 3 member 1 Env polyprotein-like: MGNNSGIWNCSGHNPYEGIPSVWKAWRKAKKGGFVPEGLFWICGNQAYTKLPKGWGGVCFLGLIRPEFFLLPQDEDRELGIKLFDSLRREKREIKVGEWGDEWPPARIIEYYGPATWAQDGSWGYRTPVYMLNRIIRLQAVVEVITNQTALALELLAEQQSQMRTAIYQNRLALDYLLASEGGVCGKFNLTNCCLKINDNGKAVLKISDKIRKLAHVPVQTWRSLGNLSWLDSLLGGSWWRIALLIFGGILIMIIILPCLIPCLRALITRVVVQVMQPGNPADPAKMLLQRGRELEEWNPWTNP; the protein is encoded by the coding sequence ATGGGAAACAATTCGGGAATCTGGAATTGCAGTGGGCATAACCCGTACGAAGGAATTCCCAGTGTTTGGAAAGCCTGGCGGAAAGCAAAGAAAGGAGGATTTGTTCCAGAAGGTCTGTTCTGGATTTGTGGGAATCAGGCATACACCAAATTGCcgaaaggatggggaggagtttgtttcTTAGGCCTTATAAGGCCAGAGTTCTTCCTCCTACCCCAGGATGAAGATAGGGAATTGGGAATCAAGTTATTTGACTCACTGAGAAGGGAGAagcgggagataaaggtgggagaatggggcgaCGAGTGGCCTCCAGCACGCATCATTGAATATTACGGACCAGCaacttgggcccaggatgggtcatgGGGTTACCGAACCCCGGTATATATGTTAAATCGAATAATACGCCTACAAGCTGTAGTAGAGGTGATCACCAACCAAACCGCATTGGCTCTGGAATtgctggctgagcagcaaagcCAGATGAGAACAGCCATATACCAAAATCGATTAGcattggattacctattggcctccgagggaggggtctgtggaaagttcaatctgacaaactgttgcctaaagataaatgataatggaaaggcagtgttgaaaatatccgacaaaattcggaagttGGCCCATGTGCCAGTACAAACTTGGAGATCCTTAGGGAACCTGAGTTGGCTGGATAGTCTGCTGGGAGGAAGCTGGTGGCGAATAGCCCTGTTAATATTTGGCGGAATACTCATAATGATAATCATATTACCATGCTTAATACCCTGCTTGAGAGCATTAATAACGCGAGTAGTAGTACAGGTAATGCAGCCAGGGAACCCAGCTGACCCGGCTAAAATGCTGTTGCAACGAGGCAGAGAACTGGAAGAGTGGAATCCCTGGACAAATCCTTAG